From a region of the Methanocella sp. genome:
- the lysA gene encoding diaminopimelate decarboxylase — protein MKFEIPGHLEVKGGHLHIGGLDTVSLAKEYGTPLYVTSEDRLRDNYRRFAKAFKNTRIFFAAKSNNSLVVQRILAQEGAGADAFSDGEIYLARLAGIPAQKILFTGNSKTDAELAFAVEAGVMVSIDSHDELISLSKIAKARGKEVKVAFRVNPEISGDTHPKLATGLKISKFGIPRPEIVDTYREAAKLPGINPAGIHCHIGSQILEVEPYIETVNRMMDLVAKISKFVDLEFVDIGGGFGIPYQKDVKAPTPADYAKAILPLYQKRCKELGINPELHIEPGRYIVADTTVLLTHVNTVKKAYSTFIGVDAGFNTLIRPAMYDSYHEVVVANKADKKTADTYTVAGPICESGDILARDRKLPKVQKDDIVALLDTGAYGFCMSSQYLARPRCAEVLVHDGHAELIRKRETYDDLLQNQLVPGRLL, from the coding sequence ATGAAGTTCGAGATTCCCGGCCACCTGGAAGTCAAAGGCGGCCATCTGCACATCGGCGGACTGGACACCGTCAGTCTCGCAAAAGAGTACGGTACGCCGCTCTACGTGACCAGCGAGGACCGGCTCAGGGATAATTATCGCAGGTTCGCGAAGGCGTTCAAGAACACGCGCATCTTCTTCGCGGCAAAATCCAATAACAGCCTGGTCGTCCAGCGCATCCTGGCGCAGGAGGGCGCGGGCGCGGACGCCTTCTCCGACGGCGAGATCTACCTGGCCAGGCTGGCCGGCATTCCGGCCCAAAAAATACTCTTCACCGGCAACTCGAAGACCGACGCCGAGCTCGCGTTCGCCGTCGAGGCGGGCGTCATGGTCTCCATCGACTCCCACGACGAGCTTATTTCACTTTCAAAGATCGCGAAGGCCCGCGGAAAAGAAGTAAAAGTCGCCTTCCGCGTCAACCCCGAGATTTCAGGGGACACGCACCCCAAGCTGGCCACCGGCCTGAAGATATCCAAGTTCGGCATACCGAGGCCTGAGATAGTCGACACGTACCGTGAGGCCGCAAAGCTTCCGGGCATCAATCCCGCCGGCATTCACTGCCACATCGGCTCCCAGATCCTGGAGGTCGAGCCTTACATCGAGACAGTCAACCGCATGATGGACCTGGTGGCGAAGATATCGAAGTTCGTCGACCTGGAGTTCGTGGACATCGGCGGCGGGTTCGGCATCCCGTACCAGAAGGACGTCAAGGCTCCGACACCGGCAGACTACGCGAAGGCGATACTTCCGCTGTACCAGAAGCGGTGCAAGGAGCTCGGCATTAATCCCGAGCTCCACATCGAGCCGGGCCGCTACATCGTCGCGGACACGACAGTCCTGCTGACTCACGTCAACACGGTCAAGAAGGCCTACTCGACCTTCATCGGCGTCGACGCGGGCTTCAACACGCTCATCCGCCCCGCCATGTACGACTCGTACCACGAGGTCGTCGTAGCCAACAAGGCCGATAAAAAAACAGCCGACACATATACCGTCGCCGGCCCGATCTGCGAGAGCGGCGATATCCTCGCCCGGGACCGCAAGCTGCCAAAAGTCCAGAAGGACGACATCGTTGCCCTGCTGGATACGGGCGCCTACGGGTTCTGTATGAGCTCGCAGTACCTGGCACGGCCCCGCTGTGCCGAAGTGCTGGTGCACGACGGGCATGCGGAGCTTATCCGCAAGCGTGAGACTTATGATGACCTTTTACAAAACCAGCTAGTACCGGGTAGATTACTATGA
- a CDS encoding LL-diaminopimelate aminotransferase, which yields MIKYADRLNKLPPYAFAEVDKAKHQKIKEGVDVIDLGVGDPDLPTPDYVIDSLCKAVHDPETHQYPSYSGSTVFRDACVDWFGKRFGVELDTDKEIITLIGSKEGIAHIPEAFVNPGDYTLCPNPGYPVYGTATMFAEGIPGDMPLLTENGFKPDLSKIPKDIVKKSKMLFINYPNNPTAAIADRKFFKEAVDFGKDNGLIIVHDNAYSEVTYDGYKAPSILEVPGSMDCCIEIHSLSKTSNMTGWRIGFAVGNADIVAGLGRVKMNVDSGAFLAVQMAAIDALRHSDTFKQKMSRVYQDRRDALLVGLKSLGITIEKPKATFYVWAPVPGGKSVEYARFLIDRAGVVCTPGISLGKYGEGYVRFALTQPVERINEAVERMKKL from the coding sequence ATGATCAAGTACGCGGACAGGCTCAACAAGCTGCCCCCCTACGCGTTCGCCGAGGTGGACAAAGCGAAGCATCAGAAAATTAAAGAAGGGGTCGACGTCATCGACCTGGGTGTCGGAGACCCCGATCTGCCCACGCCGGACTACGTCATAGACTCGCTCTGTAAGGCTGTGCACGATCCGGAAACCCACCAGTACCCGTCCTATTCGGGCTCTACCGTGTTCAGGGACGCGTGCGTGGACTGGTTCGGCAAGCGCTTCGGCGTGGAGCTGGACACGGACAAGGAGATCATCACGCTCATCGGCTCCAAGGAGGGCATCGCGCACATACCCGAGGCTTTCGTGAACCCGGGCGACTATACGCTCTGCCCCAACCCGGGCTATCCGGTATACGGGACGGCCACCATGTTCGCGGAGGGCATACCCGGCGACATGCCGCTGCTTACAGAGAACGGCTTCAAGCCCGACCTTTCGAAGATCCCGAAAGACATCGTTAAGAAGTCCAAAATGCTATTCATCAATTATCCTAATAACCCAACGGCGGCCATCGCCGACAGGAAGTTCTTCAAGGAGGCAGTGGACTTCGGCAAGGACAACGGCCTCATCATCGTCCACGATAACGCTTACTCGGAAGTTACTTACGATGGCTATAAAGCCCCGAGCATCCTGGAGGTGCCGGGCTCTATGGATTGCTGTATTGAAATTCATTCGCTCTCGAAGACATCCAACATGACCGGCTGGCGCATCGGCTTCGCCGTCGGAAATGCCGACATCGTGGCAGGCCTGGGCAGGGTCAAGATGAACGTCGACTCGGGCGCCTTCCTGGCGGTCCAGATGGCCGCTATCGACGCGTTACGGCATTCCGACACGTTCAAGCAGAAGATGAGCAGGGTCTACCAGGACAGGCGCGACGCGCTCCTGGTCGGGCTCAAGTCGCTTGGCATAACCATTGAAAAGCCGAAGGCTACGTTCTACGTATGGGCACCGGTGCCCGGTGGCAAGTCCGTCGAGTACGCCAGATTTTTAATCGACCGGGCGGGAGTCGTGTGCACGCCCGGCATCAGCCTCGGCAAGTATGGCGAGGGCTATGTGCGCTTCGCGCTGACGCAGCCCGTCGAGCGCATTAACGAAGCGGTCGAGAGGATGAAGAAACTATGA